The DNA region AATTATAACTAAAGATAAATTAGCAAATAACGGATTGAGGGCCGTGTTGCTGCCAGTCTGCCGCCACGAGGGCGGTGGCTGACTCAAAATCGGTGTCCTTCATCGTGATCCATGAAACGTTGATCTGGTGTCGAAACCAGGTCATCTGCCGTTTGGCCAACTGCCGAGTTCGTTGAATGGTAAGTTGCATAGCCGCCCCCTGGGGTAGCATACCTTGCAGGCAACTCGTGGCCTCGGCATAGCCGATCGCACCGGCGGCGGTACCGGAAAGGGAGCCATACCGGGCCATCAGCGCCCTGGTTTCTTCCAACAATCCAGCCGCATACATTTGCTGAACCCGGCGTTCAATGCGTTTCACCAATATTTCCCGCGGCACATCAATCCCCGTCACCACCGACTCCCGTGCCCGATTGCCCCAGGATCGGGGAGGCTCGAAAAAACCGGATTCGATGAGTTCAAGTGCCCGCATCAAACGCCGGCTATTGGCAGGATCAGCCAATCCCTGAAACCAGGCTGGGTTTCTCTCTGCCAGCGCGGACTGCAATCCTCCGATGCCGTCACGCTCAAAGATCAACTGCCAGCGCGCCCTGACATCAGGAGACGGATTGGGAAGCTCATCTAACCCATTGAGTAACGCCTTGATATAGAGCCCCGTCCCACCGGCAATGATCACAGGCACGCCTCGTTCAAGGGCCGATTCGAAACAATGTCGGGCCTCTCGAATAAATCGCGCCACACTGAAAGATCCTGAGGGTTCTACGAGGTCCAGCCCCCAATAGCGAACCCGGCTTCGTTCTGCAGGAGACGGCTTGGCAGTACCGATATCCATCCCCCGATAGACGAGCATGGAGTCGGCCGAAAGAATATCCGCCCCCATGGACTCGGCCAGGCGTTGCGCCACTGCGGTTTTCCCCGCCGCCGTGGGGCCGACCAGAAAATAGGCCTGAGCATGACTGACAGAGGGGTTCATCAGCTCCGAACCTGATCGTCGTGAGCTAAAAATGAGGAGATCATATAAAGGCCGACACCGACACAGATAGCGGAGTCCGCAACGTTAAAAGCAGGGAAATGATGAACCTTCCAGTAGAAATCGAGGAAATCGACAACATACTGCAACCGGATCCGGTCGAATAAATTTCCGGTAATTCCTCCCAGCATCAGTCCCAGGGATAGGCGGTGAATCAGGCTGTCTGTCAAAAAAGACCGGCGGAAGATAATCAGCAGCAGCAGAACAACTGCGGATAAAGCGACCAGTACACCATTCCAACCACCCAGCATCCCCCAAGCCGCACCAATATTGCGAACATAGGTGAGGTTGAAGAATCCGGGAATCAGGGCAATGCTATCGCCCAAATGAAATTTGAGCATGACCAGATACTTGGTGATCTGGTCAAGCACAACAATCACAATACTGAGCAATAACACCTGCATAATAAGCCTGTAAGCTTGCCACCACGCAGCAAGGGGGAACCGGTTATTCCGCCTCTTCGGGTTCCGTCACCTCAGGCGTCTGCTCCACGCCCTGCGCCAGAGTATCGCCAAACGGACGGAAACGTGTACGCCCCTTTTCCTGTTCGGACTGACACCGGATGCACATCCGGGCGAACGGCAGGGCATGCAGGCGCGGCTTCTCAATCGCACAGCCACAACCATCACAGAACCCGTAGTTGCCTTCGGCAATACGACGGAGCGCATTGTCGATTTCAAAAATTGAATCATGCTCACTACTGACCAGCGTTAGAGCGAACTCTTTGTCGAAATCATCCGTGCGATCCTCGGACGAAGTG from bacterium includes:
- the lspA gene encoding signal peptidase II, whose translation is MQVLLLSIVIVVLDQITKYLVMLKFHLGDSIALIPGFFNLTYVRNIGAAWGMLGGWNGVLVALSAVVLLLLIIFRRSFLTDSLIHRLSLGLMLGGITGNLFDRIRLQYVVDFLDFYWKVHHFPAFNVADSAICVGVGLYMISSFLAHDDQVRS
- the miaA gene encoding tRNA (adenosine(37)-N6)-dimethylallyltransferase MiaA yields the protein MNPSVSHAQAYFLVGPTAAGKTAVAQRLAESMGADILSADSMLVYRGMDIGTAKPSPAERSRVRYWGLDLVEPSGSFSVARFIREARHCFESALERGVPVIIAGGTGLYIKALLNGLDELPNPSPDVRARWQLIFERDGIGGLQSALAERNPAWFQGLADPANSRRLMRALELIESGFFEPPRSWGNRARESVVTGIDVPREILVKRIERRVQQMYAAGLLEETRALMARYGSLSGTAAGAIGYAEATSCLQGMLPQGAAMQLTIQRTRQLAKRQMTWFRHQINVSWITMKDTDFESATALVAADWQQHGPQSVIC